In the Deinococcus yavapaiensis KR-236 genome, one interval contains:
- a CDS encoding SMI1/KNR4 family protein, with amino-acid sequence MHAIYRNVVFDNVSRPASPQDIAHLEAALGARLPRDVVDFLLAVGGGDCAFSTNVTLVDGSTRRIALREWHGVEGPTTFEDALDFTCKTFGVPREVLPIANSNWHDFVFLDLTEQGDGRVVAFVMGHPAWTGWNTESEFVMVANSLTDLLDQLSLDDETVEMLQEELGNGDEEDQRIERILDVGRPEWRTA; translated from the coding sequence GTGCACGCCATCTACCGCAACGTCGTGTTTGACAACGTCTCCCGTCCCGCCTCACCCCAGGACATCGCCCACCTGGAGGCTGCGCTCGGAGCGCGCCTGCCGCGCGATGTCGTTGACTTCCTGTTGGCGGTTGGCGGCGGTGATTGCGCCTTCTCGACGAACGTCACCCTCGTGGACGGCAGCACCCGCAGGATCGCCTTGAGGGAGTGGCATGGGGTGGAAGGGCCGACGACGTTCGAGGACGCGCTCGACTTCACATGCAAGACGTTCGGAGTTCCGCGTGAGGTGCTGCCGATCGCGAACTCGAATTGGCATGATTTCGTCTTTTTGGATTTGACCGAGCAGGGCGATGGTCGCGTGGTGGCGTTCGTGATGGGCCATCCGGCCTGGACGGGCTGGAACACGGAGTCGGAGTTCGTGATGGTGGCGAACAGTTTGACGGACCTGCTCGATCAGTTGTCCTTGGACGATGAAACCGTGGAAATGCTGCAAGAGGAACTGGGGAACGGCGACGAAGAGGACCAGCGGATCGAGCGCATCTTGGACGTCGGACGGCCAGAGTGGCGTACGGCTTGA
- a CDS encoding DUF2975 domain-containing protein — MLSTEAARTVLKLFLTLGLIIISLSLIASLIFAGRSLLNDSEPIHLSWGVPIDMSLGVQQQTFRISEVRVNYTATPWMYTTFVLLGAATLGVLFLVYRRALRFVHRLLDDPFAEANRADLQAAARLALAWQGVLLITKSVMWWTTSQQERQNGPLWVPLYEAVRGVEGVTFISEDVRFNIDPWSLLNQLLGVDFTPLLVAAGLTILATVFKRAHDVREQERQLRREQELTI; from the coding sequence ATGCTGTCCACCGAAGCGGCCCGCACCGTCCTCAAGCTCTTCTTGACCCTCGGCCTGATCATCATCAGCCTCTCCTTGATCGCCAGCCTCATCTTTGCCGGTCGCAGCCTCCTAAACGACAGTGAACCCATCCACTTGTCTTGGGGCGTACCCATCGACATGAGTCTTGGCGTGCAGCAGCAAACCTTCCGCATCTCGGAAGTTCGCGTGAATTACACGGCCACTCCTTGGATGTACACCACCTTCGTACTGTTGGGTGCGGCGACCCTTGGTGTCCTCTTCCTCGTGTACCGCCGCGCGCTGCGCTTCGTGCACCGCCTGCTCGACGACCCTTTCGCCGAAGCCAACCGCGCGGACTTGCAAGCCGCAGCCCGCTTGGCGCTCGCGTGGCAAGGCGTGCTGCTGATCACCAAAAGCGTGATGTGGTGGACAACCTCCCAGCAAGAACGCCAGAACGGCCCCCTGTGGGTGCCTTTGTACGAAGCGGTTCGAGGCGTCGAAGGCGTGACGTTCATCTCTGAGGACGTGCGCTTCAACATCGACCCGTGGAGCCTCTTGAATCAATTGCTGGGTGTGGACTTCACGCCCCTCCTCGTCGCGGCAGGGCTGACGATCCTTGCCACTGTGTTCAAGCGCGCCCATGACGTGCGCGAACAAGAGCGGCAGTTGCGGCGTGAGCAAGAACTGACGATCTGA
- a CDS encoding RNA ligase (ATP): MEWTVSKQRIELRPHPNADALDLAKVGTSQLVVKKGTYQDGDVVLFIAEKSVLPEGPVRDAFAAYLVGPNRDRVTHMRLRGEFSCGVTWPLSDLARLGEEVERAVSNADVGENVATALGITKYEPPIPLALAGQLERLADTTFFGQHDVLHLGAYLTELDGQDVIVTEKLHGSQVNVYVTPQRESVTSKGIGARGLGLREEAHNAYWRAVRSTRLPDLARAAFPSRDVQLFGEVIPVQKGFSYGFTQPTVRLFEVRVDGRTVDRGDVTDDLRALWVPVLFKGPLDFALVQTLAKGTETVSGKGLHIKEGVVVRPKDPERRAQDGARLHLKVINPKYQDTGDELS; encoded by the coding sequence ATGGAATGGACCGTCTCGAAGCAGCGCATCGAACTGCGCCCCCACCCGAACGCTGACGCCCTCGACCTCGCCAAGGTCGGCACGTCCCAACTCGTCGTCAAAAAAGGCACGTATCAAGACGGGGACGTCGTGCTGTTCATCGCTGAGAAGTCCGTCCTGCCCGAAGGTCCCGTGCGTGACGCGTTCGCAGCGTACCTCGTCGGCCCGAATCGCGACCGTGTGACGCACATGCGCCTGCGCGGCGAATTCTCGTGCGGCGTCACGTGGCCCTTGTCGGACCTCGCGCGCCTCGGCGAGGAAGTCGAGCGTGCCGTGTCGAACGCGGACGTCGGCGAGAACGTCGCCACCGCGCTCGGCATCACGAAGTACGAACCGCCCATCCCCCTCGCCCTCGCCGGACAACTCGAACGCCTCGCTGACACCACCTTCTTCGGTCAGCATGACGTGCTGCACCTCGGCGCGTACCTCACGGAACTCGACGGGCAGGACGTGATCGTGACGGAGAAGTTGCATGGCTCGCAAGTCAACGTGTACGTCACGCCCCAGCGCGAAAGCGTCACGTCGAAAGGCATCGGCGCGCGTGGCCTCGGGCTTCGCGAGGAAGCGCACAACGCGTACTGGCGCGCCGTTCGCTCGACGCGTTTGCCGGACCTCGCCCGCGCGGCCTTTCCAAGCCGGGACGTGCAACTCTTCGGCGAGGTGATCCCCGTGCAGAAGGGATTCTCGTACGGCTTCACGCAGCCGACCGTGCGCCTGTTCGAAGTGCGCGTGGACGGCCGCACCGTGGACCGAGGCGACGTCACGGACGACCTGCGCGCCTTGTGGGTGCCCGTGCTGTTCAAAGGGCCGCTCGACTTCGCGCTCGTGCAAACCCTCGCGAAAGGCACGGAGACGGTGTCCGGGAAGGGACTGCACATCAAGGAAGGCGTCGTCGTGCGTCCGAAGGATCCCGAGCGGCGCGCGCAGGACGGCGCGCGGCTGCACCTGAAGGTCATCAATCCGAAGTACCAGGACACCGGCGACGAACTCAGCTGA
- a CDS encoding ParA family protein, with the protein MRTLTFMNHAGGAAKTTTALNIGYTMSASGYRVLLIDADPQSNLTRWLGLNVPDGPEAKLETLYAAVLGPADQLSLPAPVQAHGMDVVRSCLDLAEVEPLLPGQVMGQMRLRAAVRKLADRYDFVLIDPPPSLGQLSTLAVLAADDLVVPVPAGNKGLEGLAGVTRLVATFRQVAVPDLRIALMVPTRVNTTVLSRDSVEALRAAKIAPVSTPLTERPSLYPNSQLHGMPIAVYDPKSPAVAEVRSVARELLEALGEVPRAEAQG; encoded by the coding sequence ATGCGCACCCTCACTTTTATGAATCACGCGGGTGGCGCCGCGAAAACGACGACCGCGCTCAACATTGGGTACACGATGAGCGCCAGCGGGTATCGAGTGTTGCTCATCGACGCGGATCCACAAAGCAATTTGACGCGTTGGTTGGGCCTAAACGTGCCGGATGGGCCGGAAGCGAAGCTGGAGACGTTGTACGCGGCCGTACTCGGCCCGGCGGATCAGCTGTCACTGCCGGCGCCTGTGCAGGCGCACGGCATGGACGTCGTGCGGTCGTGCCTGGACCTTGCTGAGGTCGAGCCGCTTTTGCCCGGCCAGGTGATGGGGCAGATGAGGCTGCGAGCGGCCGTGCGGAAGCTTGCGGATCGGTACGACTTCGTGTTGATCGACCCGCCGCCGAGCCTCGGTCAGCTGTCGACGCTCGCCGTGCTCGCAGCGGACGACCTCGTCGTGCCCGTTCCGGCGGGCAATAAGGGCTTGGAGGGCTTGGCGGGCGTGACGCGCCTCGTGGCGACGTTCCGTCAAGTGGCCGTCCCTGACCTGCGCATTGCGCTCATGGTGCCAACGCGCGTGAACACTACGGTGCTCAGTCGTGACAGCGTAGAGGCGCTGCGTGCCGCTAAGATCGCGCCTGTGAGCACACCGTTGACGGAGCGGCCGAGCCTCTACCCGAACTCGCAGTTGCACGGCATGCCAATCGCGGTGTACGACCCGAAGTCGCCGGCGGTGGCGGAGGTGCGCTCCGTGGCGCGTGAGTTGTTGGAAGCGCTGGGGGAGGTGCCGCGTGCCGAAGCCCAAGGGTGA
- a CDS encoding helix-turn-helix domain-containing protein: protein MPIRVHLDRVLNERRMTLSELSERVDITLANLSILKTGKARAVRFSTLEAICAVLDCQPGDLLEWTPGPPDPEE, encoded by the coding sequence ATGCCGATCCGCGTTCACCTCGATCGTGTGCTGAACGAGCGGCGCATGACCCTCTCGGAACTGTCCGAGCGGGTCGACATCACCCTCGCGAACCTCAGCATCCTCAAAACCGGCAAGGCGAGGGCCGTACGTTTCAGCACACTCGAAGCAATTTGCGCAGTGCTGGACTGTCAACCCGGGGACTTGTTGGAATGGACACCAGGACCGCCAGACCCCGAGGAGTGA
- a CDS encoding tyrosine-type recombinase/integrase has product MTPPEETQGRPSYTLDRPRRHLLDEASTWISLTDDERRRRAMEAARDKDVMALWSLTQAYLSTMTTVGITISPHTLRAYRTGVRQFLRHAEFRAWNLLRPRRNDAAYWVASLTVGSDTERAKSPATVRSRVAAANALYAALRWAEATTEHPFEDVKQPRERTSAIMKRPPYRETTVHRALAAAERADRSDLRVLILLTAHAGLRIDEALQLKWTDVDVAARRVTVRGKGGKTRIVGLSGTLVDALRAHEGRGEDGRLFTFRYRSGAAYHLRRLIELEGLRWEGFHAFRKFNGTLLYRRTRDFARVAHHLGHASVNTTRAYVEVPADDLADELADL; this is encoded by the coding sequence ATGACCCCCCCCGAGGAGACCCAAGGCCGACCGTCGTACACCCTCGACCGACCCCGGCGGCACCTCCTCGACGAAGCCAGCACTTGGATTTCCCTGACGGACGACGAGCGACGCCGTCGCGCCATGGAAGCCGCGAGAGATAAAGACGTCATGGCGTTGTGGAGCTTGACGCAGGCCTACCTGTCCACCATGACCACCGTAGGCATCACCATCAGCCCACACACCCTGCGCGCTTACCGCACCGGCGTCCGGCAGTTCCTGCGGCACGCCGAGTTCCGCGCGTGGAACCTCCTGCGACCCCGGCGCAACGACGCCGCGTACTGGGTGGCGAGCCTCACCGTCGGCAGCGACACCGAACGTGCGAAGTCACCGGCGACCGTGCGTTCGCGCGTCGCCGCCGCGAACGCCCTCTACGCCGCCCTGCGCTGGGCCGAAGCGACGACCGAGCATCCCTTCGAGGACGTCAAGCAACCCCGTGAACGCACCAGCGCCATCATGAAACGCCCGCCGTACCGTGAAACGACTGTGCACCGCGCCCTCGCCGCCGCCGAACGCGCGGACCGCAGCGACCTGCGCGTCCTGATCCTCCTCACCGCACACGCGGGCTTGCGCATCGACGAAGCCCTGCAACTCAAGTGGACGGACGTCGATGTCGCTGCACGCCGTGTCACCGTGCGTGGCAAAGGCGGCAAAACCAGAATCGTCGGCTTGTCCGGCACGCTCGTCGACGCGTTGCGCGCCCACGAGGGGCGCGGTGAAGACGGGCGGCTGTTCACGTTTCGCTACCGTTCGGGCGCCGCGTACCACTTGCGGCGCCTCATAGAACTCGAAGGGTTGCGCTGGGAAGGCTTTCACGCCTTTCGAAAGTTCAACGGAACGCTGCTGTACCGCCGCACGCGAGACTTCGCGCGCGTCGCGCATCACCTTGGACATGCGAGCGTCAACACCACCCGCGCTTATGTGGAAGTTCCCGCTGACGACCTCGCCGACGAACTCGCGGACTTGTAA
- a CDS encoding IS5 family transposase → MVGPSRRRVVDVLVPDALWAIVQPLLPMPVHPRGGRPFADPRATLAGIIYVLREGIRWAALPCSLGFPSGVTCWRRLRDWQTQGVWPRMWGRVLEGLASRSAIDWSRASVDSASVRALSRGDVTGPNPTDRGRLGTKRHLVVDGQGVPLGVVLSGANRHDSACFEAVLDAIPGIRDGRPGRPRRRPEKVHGDKAYNLGRCRGACRTRGITARLARRGVESSERLGRHRWVVERTLSWLNGFRRLRIRYARYASQFEAFHLLALALICFRRLVRL, encoded by the coding sequence ATGGTGGGCCCGTCGCGTCGGCGCGTGGTTGACGTGCTTGTCCCCGATGCGCTTTGGGCGATTGTGCAGCCCTTGCTTCCCATGCCTGTTCATCCTCGTGGTGGACGACCTTTCGCTGATCCTCGAGCGACATTGGCGGGCATCATCTACGTGCTGCGTGAAGGTATTCGGTGGGCGGCCTTGCCCTGCTCGTTGGGCTTTCCCAGCGGCGTGACGTGCTGGCGACGGCTGCGTGACTGGCAGACACAAGGCGTGTGGCCGCGGATGTGGGGGCGTGTCTTGGAGGGGCTGGCATCCAGAAGCGCGATCGACTGGTCACGGGCGTCGGTGGATTCCGCGAGCGTTCGAGCCTTAAGCCGAGGAGACGTGACTGGACCGAACCCCACGGATCGAGGACGACTGGGCACCAAGAGGCACTTGGTGGTCGACGGGCAAGGCGTACCGCTGGGCGTGGTGCTGTCCGGAGCAAACCGTCACGACAGCGCGTGCTTCGAAGCGGTGCTGGACGCCATCCCCGGCATTCGAGACGGTCGCCCAGGTCGGCCGAGACGAAGACCGGAGAAGGTGCATGGCGACAAGGCGTACAACCTTGGTCGCTGTCGTGGAGCGTGTCGTACACGGGGCATCACGGCCCGGCTCGCTCGGCGTGGCGTGGAATCGAGTGAGCGGTTGGGACGGCATCGCTGGGTGGTTGAGCGCACGCTGTCGTGGTTGAACGGGTTTCGGCGTCTACGAATTCGGTACGCGCGGTACGCGTCGCAGTTCGAGGCGTTTCATCTCCTGGCGTTGGCGCTGATCTGCTTCCGCAGGCTGGTGCGGTTGTGA
- a CDS encoding ParB/RepB/Spo0J family partition protein, whose amino-acid sequence MPKPKGDARRGALGALIANITPVASSELPRELDVAALTPSRVQPRRHFDEGALRDLAASVRANGVLQPLLVRPVGDAFEIVAGERRWRAAQLAGLERVPVVVRVLSDEDARDAAAVENLQRADLNVIDEVDITVALAARVLAVPVDDAPSRLYLLANRPTEDLEAVAQLEDLFARLGRGTWTSFVKNKLRVLRWPEDVLTAMRHDGLGYSVAGVVAASPEERREELLRMALGGATKAELREYLLTFRKGKPIDATSRVAKALQNKRLLDSLSLKDRRRVTTLVAELERLLGQPTDDHNSA is encoded by the coding sequence GTGCCGAAGCCCAAGGGTGACGCCCGCAGAGGCGCGCTCGGCGCGTTGATCGCGAACATCACGCCGGTGGCGTCGAGCGAGCTGCCGCGCGAGCTTGACGTGGCGGCGTTGACGCCGAGCCGTGTGCAGCCGCGGCGGCACTTCGACGAGGGAGCGCTGCGGGACTTGGCGGCGAGCGTGCGCGCGAACGGCGTGCTGCAGCCGTTGCTCGTTCGGCCCGTCGGGGATGCTTTCGAGATCGTCGCGGGTGAACGGCGGTGGCGTGCCGCGCAGCTTGCGGGTCTTGAGCGCGTGCCCGTGGTGGTTCGTGTCTTGAGCGATGAGGACGCGCGGGATGCGGCGGCAGTGGAGAACTTGCAGCGCGCGGACCTCAACGTCATCGACGAGGTGGACATTACTGTCGCGCTCGCTGCGCGCGTGCTGGCAGTGCCGGTCGATGACGCGCCCAGCCGTCTGTATCTGCTCGCGAACCGACCGACGGAGGATCTGGAGGCCGTGGCACAGTTGGAGGACTTGTTTGCGCGCCTTGGGCGGGGGACGTGGACGTCATTCGTGAAGAACAAGCTGCGGGTGCTGCGGTGGCCGGAGGACGTCCTCACGGCGATGCGTCACGACGGCTTAGGGTATAGCGTGGCCGGCGTCGTGGCCGCCTCGCCAGAGGAGCGCCGCGAGGAGCTGCTGCGCATGGCGCTGGGCGGTGCCACGAAGGCCGAGCTGCGAGAGTACCTTCTAACTTTCCGGAAAGGTAAACCGATCGACGCCACGTCCCGAGTGGCCAAAGCCCTGCAGAACAAGCGTCTGCTCGACTCCTTGAGCCTCAAGGATCGACGTCGTGTCACGACCCTCGTCGCCGAACTCGAACGCCTGCTCGGGCAGCCGACCGACGACCACAACTCGGCCTGA
- a CDS encoding tetratricopeptide repeat protein produces the protein MNRLRNAALLAVLLASTALAQTNERWVGWSDASPAATATLTESQLEYAFANRFPNRPDIKAEFSVIVAYERALATMKPTDPNYKTTQAELSKLKATAKGNLPGSPSPVKGSVKPIAFAEALNNARQIAYLNASQKDIDALAKLFQGKTTAHLQGVVATAVLKDRPAIALAALLAAHTRDAKNPNHLVNAAGLLSLLGMPYEALAFLDEAGKLGSVESTFVARAVVLNARGHALLTLGKFAEAESVLREAVKLDPTLSEAKRNLALALRAQNKRQEAMTFFAAGSRRAPVPKLVASTPPAPPAPGTPTSPPSASTPQAPSGVEPALAFLPAQEVYDLSRGRGWKLPSLKYPKNVQDGPAFFDQIEALRAYYRFRMNARQERIIALGQQKVAQTMARIGQPPSPGQALADERVHDILFRLSALPLEPALKRRFALVDEELSRDEGAVNFGGSQFDPTKNHTQKTVVYNPRTPSGHWNIAMLEIAGSEARAHAACTTSLCHEAVKREHDARRCPVFAEAHRRWRTAMLRLDGAYGELLDPVNRVATGLASNIGDPLDFELAQLHARQQSELLIDGLLAVAMSPGGLWGQYESHVQGGMVCDPSREQAVQPQEEAPEAFKCPVTGAYKLKVDFKIAELSGNCEKIAVEFTLGGDILIFEGGAFTELEYAFEGEVTLTLGGKIEASAGATAGAKAGVYIKVGADGSFKDFGVKQSTASGVMLGPVGGEIEIEKNFSLIPG, from the coding sequence ATGAACAGACTGAGGAACGCCGCCTTACTCGCGGTCTTGCTCGCTTCGACCGCCTTGGCGCAGACGAACGAGCGCTGGGTCGGCTGGAGCGACGCGTCGCCCGCCGCGACCGCCACGCTCACAGAGAGCCAGCTCGAGTACGCCTTCGCGAACCGCTTCCCGAACCGCCCGGACATCAAGGCCGAGTTTTCCGTGATTGTCGCGTACGAGCGCGCGCTCGCCACGATGAAGCCCACCGACCCGAACTACAAAACGACGCAAGCCGAGCTGAGCAAACTCAAAGCCACCGCGAAGGGCAACTTGCCCGGCTCGCCGAGCCCCGTGAAGGGCTCGGTGAAGCCCATCGCCTTCGCTGAGGCCCTCAACAACGCTCGCCAAATCGCATACCTGAACGCATCGCAAAAGGACATCGACGCCCTCGCGAAGTTGTTTCAGGGGAAGACGACCGCACACCTACAAGGCGTCGTCGCGACCGCCGTGCTGAAGGACCGTCCTGCAATCGCCCTCGCCGCCCTGCTCGCAGCGCACACGAGGGACGCGAAGAATCCGAACCACCTTGTGAACGCCGCCGGCCTCTTGAGCTTGCTCGGAATGCCATACGAAGCGCTCGCCTTTCTCGACGAGGCGGGAAAACTCGGAAGCGTCGAGAGCACCTTCGTCGCCCGCGCCGTCGTGCTCAACGCCCGAGGTCACGCGCTCCTCACCCTCGGCAAGTTCGCGGAGGCCGAGAGCGTGCTGCGAGAAGCCGTGAAGCTTGATCCTACCCTCTCGGAAGCCAAGCGCAACCTCGCCCTCGCCTTACGCGCGCAGAACAAGAGGCAGGAGGCGATGACTTTCTTCGCTGCCGGAAGCCGCCGAGCTCCGGTTCCCAAGCTCGTGGCGTCGACTCCACCTGCGCCGCCCGCTCCCGGAACACCGACCTCGCCGCCGTCCGCTTCGACGCCTCAAGCGCCGAGCGGCGTCGAACCAGCCCTCGCGTTCCTGCCCGCCCAGGAGGTGTACGACCTCTCGCGTGGACGCGGCTGGAAGCTGCCCTCGCTGAAGTACCCGAAGAACGTGCAGGACGGCCCCGCCTTCTTCGACCAAATCGAGGCGCTCAGGGCGTACTACCGCTTCCGGATGAACGCTCGGCAAGAGCGGATCATCGCGTTGGGGCAGCAAAAGGTCGCTCAGACGATGGCGCGCATCGGCCAGCCTCCTTCGCCTGGCCAGGCCCTCGCCGACGAGCGCGTTCACGACATCTTGTTTCGCCTCTCGGCCTTGCCGCTCGAGCCGGCTTTGAAGCGGCGCTTCGCGCTCGTGGACGAGGAACTGTCGCGTGACGAGGGCGCCGTGAATTTCGGCGGCTCGCAGTTCGATCCCACGAAGAATCACACCCAGAAGACGGTGGTCTATAATCCGCGCACGCCGAGCGGGCATTGGAACATCGCGATGTTGGAAATCGCCGGCTCCGAAGCGAGGGCGCACGCGGCGTGCACGACCTCGCTTTGCCACGAGGCCGTGAAGCGCGAGCACGACGCCCGCCGCTGCCCGGTCTTCGCGGAGGCGCATCGCCGTTGGCGCACGGCGATGCTGCGGCTCGACGGCGCGTACGGCGAGCTTCTCGATCCAGTGAACCGGGTTGCCACGGGCCTCGCGAGCAATATCGGCGATCCGCTCGACTTCGAACTCGCTCAGCTTCACGCACGCCAACAATCCGAGCTCTTGATCGACGGGTTGCTCGCCGTTGCCATGTCCCCCGGCGGCTTGTGGGGACAGTACGAGTCGCACGTGCAGGGCGGCATGGTGTGTGACCCTTCACGCGAGCAAGCCGTGCAACCTCAGGAGGAGGCGCCCGAGGCGTTCAAGTGCCCGGTCACCGGGGCGTACAAGCTCAAGGTGGATTTCAAGATCGCCGAGCTCAGCGGCAACTGCGAGAAGATCGCGGTCGAGTTCACGCTTGGCGGGGACATCCTGATCTTCGAGGGCGGGGCCTTCACGGAACTCGAGTACGCCTTCGAAGGAGAAGTGACGCTCACGCTCGGTGGGAAGATCGAGGCGAGCGCGGGCGCCACGGCGGGCGCGAAGGCGGGCGTCTACATCAAGGTCGGCGCGGACGGCTCGTTCAAGGACTTTGGCGTGAAGCAGTCCACGGCGTCGGGCGTGATGCTCGGACCGGTGGGCGGCGAAATCGAGATCGAGAAGAACTTCAGCCTCATTCCCGGCTGA
- a CDS encoding response regulator: MVPPHVLLIEDETLDIELIREGLLAVRPDLTLTVTRRGVRGLERAQREHPDLILLDLALPDLNGLNVLTALKASSWTRYIPVLVLTNHAQEDTIWRSYHEYASAVLVKPTKTADFLNLLRTTCAFWFSAAALQGRLPSGCRPA, encoded by the coding sequence ATGGTACCGCCTCACGTGCTGCTCATCGAGGATGAGACCTTAGACATCGAACTCATTCGCGAAGGACTCCTGGCCGTCCGCCCCGACCTCACCCTGACTGTGACGCGTCGAGGCGTGCGAGGACTCGAACGTGCCCAGCGAGAACACCCTGACTTGATTCTCCTCGACCTCGCCCTGCCCGACCTCAACGGCCTCAACGTCCTGACCGCCTTGAAAGCGAGCAGTTGGACGCGGTACATCCCCGTCCTCGTTCTAACCAACCACGCGCAGGAGGACACGATTTGGCGGTCGTACCATGAGTACGCCTCGGCCGTTCTCGTGAAGCCGACGAAGACGGCAGACTTCCTGAACCTGCTGCGCACGACGTGCGCCTTCTGGTTCTCAGCGGCGGCGTTGCAAGGACGGCTCCCGAGTGGCTGTCGTCCTGCCTGA
- a CDS encoding IS6 family transposase: MLSGQKLPGYRFPLAVIIYAVWLYHRFTLSYRDVEELLLERGICVTRESIRTWCIKFSDLFAQELRHREPRRGSRWHLDEMHVEVGGVKHWLWRAVDERGAVLDVFLQQHRDTEAARSFFARLLGDYKVPDIIHTDKLWSYGAALREHPVLHTVEHVQVVSTARCNNLIEQSHRPTRQQERQQRGFRSRKRAQGFLDLHARVSNLHHPARSTVPAYDRRHHQQAAFKTWQEAVWQAA, encoded by the coding sequence GTGCTAAGCGGTCAGAAGCTTCCCGGCTATCGTTTTCCTCTCGCGGTGATCATCTATGCCGTGTGGTTGTACCACCGCTTCACGCTCAGCTATCGGGATGTCGAAGAACTGCTGTTGGAGCGAGGAATTTGTGTCACCCGTGAATCCATCCGGACGTGGTGCATCAAGTTCAGCGACCTCTTTGCTCAGGAACTGCGCCACCGAGAACCCCGACGAGGTTCTCGGTGGCATCTCGACGAAATGCACGTGGAAGTCGGCGGGGTCAAACACTGGCTGTGGCGAGCCGTCGATGAACGTGGAGCTGTGCTGGACGTCTTCCTCCAGCAACACCGGGATACTGAGGCCGCCCGCTCGTTCTTCGCTCGCCTGCTCGGTGACTACAAGGTTCCCGACATCATCCATACGGACAAGCTCTGGAGTTATGGTGCAGCGCTCCGGGAACATCCTGTGCTCCACACCGTGGAGCACGTCCAAGTTGTCTCCACAGCCCGTTGCAATAATTTGATCGAACAGTCCCATCGACCGACACGCCAGCAGGAACGACAACAGCGAGGATTCAGGTCACGAAAACGCGCTCAGGGCTTCCTCGACCTGCATGCCCGCGTCAGCAACCTCCATCACCCAGCCCGCTCCACCGTTCCCGCTTACGACCGTCGTCATCATCAACAAGCCGCCTTTAAGACGTGGCAGGAAGCCGTGTGGCAGGCGGCCTGA